One stretch of Corynebacterium imitans DNA includes these proteins:
- a CDS encoding DUF5997 family protein gives MTQKTPSSTAMKPETAAKKLGVYLPATPQEFQEGAVTHAELRELQHNPPEWLKELRLNGPHPRPEVARKLGISITALKKHEMDRPLTTAEISELLKNQPDWLREARAALAAQRGHEEEA, from the coding sequence ATGACTCAGAAGACGCCGTCGAGCACGGCCATGAAGCCGGAAACCGCCGCCAAGAAGCTGGGCGTGTACCTGCCCGCCACTCCGCAGGAGTTTCAGGAAGGGGCGGTCACCCACGCTGAGCTGCGCGAACTTCAGCACAACCCGCCGGAGTGGCTCAAAGAGCTGCGGCTTAACGGCCCGCATCCGCGGCCGGAGGTGGCGCGCAAGCTCGGCATCTCCATTACTGCGCTGAAGAAGCACGAGATGGATCGCCCGCTGACCACCGCAGAGATCAGCGAGCTGCTCAAGAATCAGCCTGATTGGCTGCGCGAAGCCCGCGCCGCGCTCGCCGCGCAGCGCGGTCACGAAGAAGAAGCCTAG
- a CDS encoding HNH endonuclease signature motif containing protein — MTDLDALALVDRCGFDFVAAAAGLELAQIQAHGIQSDRAKQLRDTASVLCGKTSHTKYQARAQEGARVHGHRLDTLAYITRSARSLKDVTKRWHYIERLCNTAGDLARIRRVAAELKAELQAPEPRTPKARVTHHGDGFATLRLTGPAADVQGVFDAAKNDVTGWLNGGCPKADYLVRVTANLDLGDYLRIIAGEGNDVQVHFDNGVIVSGEEFVRMQLEDIGAIILIGVMDGPVNAYHARFATPKHREVMLADSTTCTWKGCNAPASECDAHHMVEHQHGGETTPSNLGWLCKYHNSQAARGTRGHTERLDGQIVYVSPYGNVTATGTDHKARADNRKPPD; from the coding sequence ATGACAGATTTGGATGCACTTGCTTTGGTTGACCGCTGCGGTTTCGACTTCGTTGCCGCTGCGGCCGGACTCGAGCTTGCCCAAATCCAGGCACACGGCATCCAATCAGATCGCGCCAAACAACTCCGCGACACCGCCTCGGTGCTGTGCGGGAAAACCTCACACACCAAGTACCAGGCCCGCGCCCAAGAAGGCGCGCGTGTGCATGGCCATAGGTTGGACACGCTGGCCTACATCACCCGCTCTGCCCGCTCGCTGAAGGATGTGACGAAGCGCTGGCACTACATCGAGCGCTTGTGCAACACCGCCGGCGACCTGGCGCGCATCCGGCGTGTGGCCGCAGAACTCAAAGCAGAGCTGCAGGCACCGGAACCGCGCACCCCGAAAGCACGGGTCACCCACCACGGGGATGGGTTTGCCACCCTGCGGCTGACCGGGCCCGCCGCCGACGTCCAGGGCGTCTTTGATGCCGCGAAGAACGACGTCACAGGCTGGCTGAACGGCGGGTGCCCGAAAGCCGACTACCTGGTGCGGGTGACCGCCAACCTTGACCTTGGCGACTACCTGCGCATCATTGCCGGCGAAGGCAACGATGTGCAGGTGCATTTTGATAATGGGGTGATCGTCTCTGGTGAGGAGTTTGTGCGCATGCAGCTCGAAGACATCGGGGCGATCATCCTGATTGGGGTGATGGACGGGCCGGTCAACGCGTATCATGCGCGTTTTGCCACCCCGAAGCACCGAGAAGTCATGCTTGCCGACTCCACCACCTGCACCTGGAAAGGCTGCAACGCTCCCGCCTCTGAGTGCGATGCCCACCACATGGTCGAACACCAACACGGCGGCGAGACCACACCATCCAACCTGGGGTGGTTGTGTAAGTACCACAACTCGCAGGCCGCCCGCGGCACCCGGGGTCACACCGAAAGACTCGACGGACAGATTGTCTACGTCTCACCCTATGGGAATGTCACCGCCACCGGCACCGACCACAAAGCCCGAGCCGACAACCGAAAACCACCCGACTAA
- a CDS encoding GNAT family N-acetyltransferase, whose translation MTKNGFNIRPMRPEDYTQVRAIYEMGLSTGNATYETRGQTWEEFSRGKIIETAFVAVDAENDEKILGWVAAAKASSRSVFHGVVEDSIYTHPDSRGMGVSGALLDKLIATCIELDKWSIHSWIFPENTGSAGLHISRGFEKVGTFHHMAKMTYGEKAGEWRDSDIYELLLPKPDQK comes from the coding sequence ATGACCAAAAACGGTTTCAACATTCGTCCAATGCGCCCAGAGGACTACACGCAGGTCAGGGCGATCTATGAAATGGGCCTGAGCACAGGAAACGCCACCTACGAGACGCGTGGTCAGACGTGGGAGGAATTTTCCCGCGGGAAGATCATCGAGACCGCTTTTGTAGCCGTGGATGCCGAGAACGATGAGAAGATCCTCGGCTGGGTGGCGGCCGCGAAGGCGTCTTCGCGCAGTGTCTTCCACGGCGTGGTCGAGGACTCGATCTACACGCACCCGGATTCGCGCGGGATGGGCGTCTCCGGTGCCCTTTTAGACAAGCTCATCGCCACCTGCATCGAGCTGGACAAATGGTCCATCCACTCGTGGATCTTCCCGGAGAACACGGGTTCTGCCGGGCTACACATCTCGCGCGGTTTTGAAAAGGTTGGCACCTTCCACCACATGGCGAAGATGACCTACGGCGAGAAGGCCGGGGAGTGGCGCGACTCTGACATTTACGAGCTCCTGCTTCCCAAGCCCGATCAGAAGTAA
- a CDS encoding MFS transporter — translation MSTLNTQTANRWKALAVLAFGLALIVMDGTIVGVALPTMISALDLSLTNAQWVNAIYNVIFAALLLGSGRLGDRIGRRTTFAAGVILFVGGSLLAAAANGAGSLIAARTVQGVGGALVLPATLSSVNSLFSGKDRAAAFGVWGAVMSGTAALGPLLGGVLTEYASWRWIFWVNLPLGALVLAGIFAWVPQTYGKRDARGVDVDGLLTSAIGFGLIVFGLIEATTLGWWTKKETLQNGSWSWPEQWSISPVPVALGTGIVFIGLFVRWELHRARNGRDALLDLHLFKVGTFSWGNLTAATVAIGEFSLMFVLPLFLINAVGLSTLTTGLVLAAMALGAFASGAAARHLAARLTAPGVVVLGLGLEVVGVALLAWLVGAQAATWWLVAALVLYGIGLGLASAQLTSTVLRDIPEELSGAGSATQSTVRQLGSALGAAIAGSALAAAMARTIPAALEGLPPQLLDGLSHATQASAGSTIAQLRDAAPNDPLVAPLGSARDAIVESLSTAFAHSAAWSIGFSAAFLVLGLLGALMVQRQSANAQP, via the coding sequence GTGAGCACGCTGAATACTCAAACCGCGAATCGGTGGAAAGCCCTTGCCGTCCTTGCCTTCGGGCTGGCGCTGATAGTCATGGACGGGACGATCGTCGGCGTGGCGCTGCCAACGATGATCTCCGCCCTGGATCTCAGCCTGACCAACGCGCAGTGGGTCAACGCGATCTACAACGTGATCTTCGCCGCCCTGCTTTTAGGCTCGGGCAGGCTTGGTGACCGCATCGGCCGACGCACGACTTTCGCCGCGGGCGTGATCCTCTTCGTCGGCGGTTCGCTCCTCGCCGCGGCGGCCAATGGCGCAGGCAGCCTCATCGCTGCCCGCACGGTCCAGGGCGTCGGCGGCGCGCTGGTGCTGCCGGCGACGCTGTCCTCGGTCAACTCGCTGTTCAGCGGCAAGGACCGCGCCGCGGCTTTCGGCGTCTGGGGCGCGGTGATGAGCGGCACGGCTGCGCTCGGCCCACTGCTCGGCGGTGTGCTCACGGAATACGCCTCCTGGCGCTGGATCTTCTGGGTGAACCTCCCGCTGGGCGCGCTCGTGCTCGCGGGCATCTTCGCGTGGGTGCCGCAGACCTACGGCAAACGCGACGCCCGCGGCGTGGACGTCGACGGCCTGCTCACCTCAGCAATCGGCTTCGGGCTGATCGTCTTCGGTCTGATTGAGGCGACCACGCTCGGCTGGTGGACCAAGAAGGAGACCCTCCAAAATGGCAGCTGGTCGTGGCCGGAGCAGTGGTCGATCTCGCCGGTACCCGTAGCTCTTGGCACCGGGATCGTGTTCATCGGGCTCTTTGTCCGCTGGGAGCTGCACCGCGCGCGCAACGGCCGCGACGCGCTACTGGACCTACACCTGTTCAAGGTCGGCACCTTCTCCTGGGGCAACCTCACCGCCGCGACCGTGGCGATCGGGGAGTTCTCCCTGATGTTCGTCCTCCCGCTCTTCCTCATCAATGCGGTCGGCTTATCGACGCTTACCACCGGCCTCGTCCTCGCCGCAATGGCACTCGGCGCCTTCGCCTCCGGGGCCGCCGCCCGCCACCTCGCCGCGCGGCTGACCGCGCCCGGCGTCGTTGTACTGGGCCTGGGCCTCGAGGTCGTCGGCGTGGCGCTGCTGGCCTGGCTGGTCGGCGCGCAGGCGGCGACGTGGTGGCTGGTCGCCGCGCTCGTGCTGTACGGCATCGGACTCGGCCTGGCGTCCGCGCAGCTGACCTCGACGGTGCTGCGCGACATCCCGGAAGAACTCTCCGGCGCCGGCTCCGCCACCCAGTCGACGGTCCGCCAGCTCGGCTCCGCCCTCGGCGCCGCGATCGCCGGCTCCGCGCTGGCGGCGGCGATGGCCCGCACCATCCCCGCGGCGCTCGAGGGCTTGCCCCCGCAGCTTCTCGACGGCCTCTCGCACGCCACCCAAGCCTCCGCCGGCTCCACCATCGCGCAGCTTCGCGACGCCGCGCCCAACGACCCCCTCGTCGCACCGCTCGGCAGCGCACGCGACGCCATCGTGGAGAGCCTCTCCACCGCGTTCGCACACTCTGCGGCCTGGTCCATCGGTTTCTCTGCAGCCTTCCTGGTACTCGGCCTTCTCGGCGCGCTGATGGTGCAGCGCCAATCTGCAAACGCCCAACCATGA
- the coaA gene encoding type I pantothenate kinase, translated as MAQGARGFDSSPYLDFHRDDWRKRRAKMPQVLTADEVEKLSGIGENLDLQEVADIYLPLSRLIHLQVRARQKLTNATETFIGGDPGHVPFIIGLAGSVAVGKSTTARVLQVLLQRWDSHPRVDLITTDGFLYPTAVLEERNLMARKGFPESYDRRNLMRFVTEVKSGKPVVKAPIYSHNAYDILPGEFIEVRQPDILILEGLNVLQTGPTLMVSDLFDFSIYVDAATEHIEHWYISRFLKLRNTAFTKPGAHFANYAGLDDTAASREARELWQSINLPNLVENILPTKVRASLVLRKGFDHTVQRVRMRKM; from the coding sequence ATGGCTCAAGGCGCACGGGGCTTCGATTCCAGCCCGTATCTGGATTTCCACCGCGATGATTGGCGCAAGCGGCGCGCGAAGATGCCGCAGGTGCTCACCGCAGACGAGGTAGAAAAACTCAGCGGTATCGGCGAGAACCTGGATCTCCAGGAAGTCGCGGACATCTACCTCCCCCTCTCTCGCCTGATCCACCTGCAGGTGCGGGCGCGCCAGAAGCTCACCAACGCCACCGAGACCTTCATCGGCGGCGACCCGGGGCATGTGCCCTTCATTATCGGGCTGGCTGGCTCGGTGGCGGTGGGCAAATCGACCACCGCGCGCGTGCTGCAGGTGCTGCTGCAGAGGTGGGATTCGCACCCGCGGGTAGATCTGATCACCACCGACGGCTTCCTCTACCCCACCGCGGTGCTGGAAGAGCGCAACTTGATGGCAAGGAAAGGGTTCCCGGAGTCCTACGACCGTCGTAACCTCATGCGTTTTGTCACCGAGGTGAAATCGGGCAAGCCCGTGGTCAAGGCTCCGATCTATTCGCACAACGCCTACGACATCTTGCCCGGCGAGTTCATCGAGGTCCGCCAGCCCGACATCCTGATCCTGGAGGGCCTGAACGTGCTTCAGACAGGGCCGACGCTGATGGTGTCGGACCTGTTCGACTTTTCCATCTACGTGGATGCCGCGACCGAGCACATCGAGCACTGGTACATTTCGCGCTTCCTCAAGCTGCGCAACACCGCGTTTACGAAGCCGGGCGCGCACTTTGCCAACTACGCGGGACTTGACGACACCGCCGCCTCGCGCGAAGCCCGCGAGCTGTGGCAGTCGATCAACCTGCCTAACCTGGTGGAAAACATCCTGCCGACGAAGGTGCGGGCCTCGCTGGTGCTGCGCAAGGGCTTCGACCACACCGTGCAGCGGGTGCGCATGCGCAAGATGTAG
- the glyA gene encoding serine hydroxymethyltransferase — MSDDFRYQDLATFDPEVHDAIVNELSRQRNTLEMIASENFVPRAVLQAQGSVLTNKYAEGYPGKRYYGGCEHVDVVEELAIERAKEVFGAKFANVQPHSGAQANAAVLMALAEPGDTILGLSLAHGGHLTHGMKINFSGRLYNVAAYEVEKDTHTIDMAKLREQAREVKPKVIIAGWSAYPRHEDFAEFRSIADEVGAYLWVDMAHFAGLVAAGVHPSPVPHAHVVSSTVHKTIGGPRSGFILTNDEDLHKKLNSAVFPGQQGGPLMHVIAAKATAFKIAGMPEFKDRQERTIEGARILAERLTQPDAKEAGVDVVSGGTDVHLVLADLRNSEMDGQQAEDLLHSVGITVNRNAVPFDPRPPKVTSGLRIGTSALATRGFGKEDFIEVAEIIAETLIKGEAADVEALHARVDKLAEKYPLYPELEDWKML, encoded by the coding sequence GTGTCTGATGACTTCCGCTACCAGGATCTCGCCACCTTTGATCCAGAGGTGCACGACGCCATTGTCAACGAGCTGAGCAGGCAGCGCAACACTCTGGAGATGATCGCCTCCGAGAACTTCGTGCCGCGTGCCGTCCTGCAGGCGCAGGGCTCCGTGCTGACCAACAAGTACGCCGAGGGGTACCCGGGCAAGCGCTACTACGGCGGCTGCGAGCACGTCGACGTGGTCGAGGAGCTGGCGATCGAGCGCGCCAAGGAGGTCTTTGGCGCGAAGTTTGCCAACGTGCAGCCGCACTCCGGCGCGCAGGCGAACGCGGCAGTGCTCATGGCGCTCGCGGAGCCGGGGGACACCATCCTCGGCCTGAGCCTGGCGCACGGTGGACACCTCACCCACGGCATGAAGATCAACTTCTCCGGCCGCCTCTACAACGTCGCTGCCTACGAGGTGGAAAAGGATACCCACACCATCGACATGGCGAAGCTGCGCGAGCAGGCGCGCGAGGTCAAGCCGAAGGTGATCATCGCCGGCTGGTCCGCGTACCCGCGCCACGAGGACTTCGCTGAGTTCCGCTCCATTGCCGACGAGGTCGGTGCCTACCTGTGGGTCGACATGGCCCACTTCGCTGGCCTGGTTGCCGCCGGTGTGCACCCCTCCCCGGTGCCGCACGCTCACGTGGTCTCTTCCACCGTGCACAAGACGATCGGCGGCCCGCGCTCCGGTTTCATCCTCACCAACGACGAGGACCTGCACAAGAAGCTCAACTCCGCGGTCTTCCCCGGCCAGCAGGGCGGCCCGCTCATGCACGTCATTGCGGCGAAGGCCACCGCGTTCAAGATCGCGGGCATGCCCGAGTTCAAGGACCGTCAGGAGCGCACCATCGAGGGCGCACGCATCCTTGCCGAGCGCCTGACCCAGCCGGATGCGAAGGAGGCTGGCGTCGACGTCGTCTCCGGCGGCACCGACGTGCACCTGGTGCTCGCGGATCTGCGCAACTCTGAGATGGACGGCCAGCAGGCAGAGGACCTGCTGCACAGCGTGGGTATTACCGTCAACCGCAACGCCGTGCCGTTCGACCCGCGCCCGCCGAAGGTCACCTCCGGCCTGCGCATCGGTACTTCGGCGCTGGCAACCCGCGGCTTCGGCAAGGAAGACTTCATCGAGGTCGCCGAGATCATCGCCGAGACCCTGATCAAGGGCGAGGCTGCCGACGTCGAGGCGCTGCACGCCCGCGTCGACAAGCTGGCGGAGAAGTACCCGCTCTACCCAGAGCTGGAAGACTGGAAGATGCTCTAG
- a CDS encoding LGFP repeat-containing protein produces MAISRKLIASAAALSLATGLVACSSDDAESTDTTSVVEETATEVDTATETAGADASDAEDAEGTEAADAEGEDGDTTQIATADGETVMAPSALAAAMDKYADPAWGEPVAVEETENGWIVSYDGEHYVTWNENTGGAPIWGEIANEWINGNHESTLGFPKEAETPLPSESGWIQEFEHGTIEWTRGEDGAFAPIINEA; encoded by the coding sequence ATGGCTATCTCGCGCAAGCTTATCGCGTCCGCAGCGGCATTGTCCCTGGCAACCGGCTTGGTTGCATGCTCTTCCGATGACGCCGAGAGCACGGACACGACTTCGGTCGTCGAGGAGACGGCGACCGAGGTTGACACCGCAACCGAAACCGCTGGCGCGGACGCAAGTGATGCTGAAGACGCTGAGGGCACCGAGGCTGCTGACGCTGAGGGCGAAGACGGCGACACCACGCAGATCGCCACCGCCGACGGTGAGACTGTGATGGCACCGTCTGCCCTGGCAGCCGCGATGGACAAGTACGCCGACCCGGCCTGGGGTGAGCCGGTAGCGGTGGAGGAGACCGAGAACGGCTGGATCGTCTCCTACGACGGCGAGCACTACGTCACGTGGAACGAGAACACTGGTGGCGCACCGATTTGGGGTGAAATCGCCAACGAGTGGATTAACGGTAACCATGAGTCGACCCTGGGCTTCCCCAAGGAGGCGGAGACTCCGCTGCCGTCTGAGTCCGGCTGGATCCAGGAATTCGAGCACGGCACCATTGAGTGGACCCGCGGCGAAGACGGTGCTTTCGCGCCGATTATCAACGAGGCATAA
- a CDS encoding MDR family MFS transporter, producing MEHNSVRPQGGAKQHVGLIFAALLLTMLMSSLGQMIFSTALPTIVGELGGVDHMSWVISVFLITMTIAMPINGKFGDGLGRKWLYIGSIGLFVIGSTLGGFAHTMTLLIIGRAIQGLGAGGMMVNSQSIIAEVVPARQRGKYMGVMGAVFGVSSVLGPVLGGWFTDGPGWRWGLWMNIPLGLLAMTVSASVLRLRRGTPGPLNADWLGMVLMIISTSSLILTTTWGGTQYEWTSPTILTTAAIAVLSGIVFVLVELRAKNPLIPMQLFSSRNMVLTTAAGTVLGMAMVGALAYLPTYLQMVHEMTPTEAGLMMLPMVLGMLGTGMTVGFIISRTGRYKIYPLVGMALTAVGMFLFSTLTVETSLTTLGLYMFVFGFGLGLVMQVLVLIVQNSFPVSMVGTATATNNFFRQLGSALGASLVGSLFIHKMRDNMAERMPGALAQLPPEQLEAVGPLFDGSSSNLTPHQVSQLPDAVKEAVLTSYNDGLTPVFLMIVPLAVLAFLLLVPIVEDPLKETVD from the coding sequence ATGGAACACAACAGCGTAAGACCCCAAGGGGGCGCAAAGCAGCACGTCGGACTGATCTTCGCGGCGCTGCTGCTCACCATGCTGATGAGCTCGCTCGGTCAGATGATCTTCTCCACCGCCTTGCCCACCATCGTTGGTGAGCTCGGCGGCGTTGACCACATGAGCTGGGTCATCTCCGTCTTCCTCATCACCATGACCATCGCCATGCCTATTAACGGCAAGTTCGGCGACGGCCTCGGACGCAAGTGGCTCTACATCGGTTCGATCGGCTTGTTCGTCATTGGCTCTACACTTGGTGGTTTCGCCCACACGATGACGCTTTTGATTATCGGGCGCGCTATCCAGGGGCTGGGCGCCGGCGGCATGATGGTCAACTCGCAATCCATTATCGCCGAGGTCGTCCCCGCCCGCCAGCGCGGTAAATACATGGGCGTCATGGGCGCAGTCTTCGGCGTGTCCTCCGTTCTCGGCCCGGTCCTCGGCGGCTGGTTCACCGACGGGCCCGGCTGGCGCTGGGGTCTCTGGATGAATATCCCGCTCGGTTTGCTTGCCATGACGGTGTCCGCGTCCGTCCTCCGGCTGCGTCGCGGCACGCCGGGCCCGCTCAACGCGGACTGGCTGGGCATGGTGCTCATGATCATCTCCACGTCCAGCCTCATCCTCACCACCACGTGGGGCGGCACCCAATACGAGTGGACGAGTCCCACCATCCTCACCACCGCGGCAATTGCGGTCCTTAGTGGCATCGTCTTCGTCCTGGTGGAGCTGCGCGCCAAGAACCCGCTCATTCCAATGCAGCTGTTTTCCAGCCGCAACATGGTGCTCACCACCGCTGCCGGCACAGTGCTGGGCATGGCGATGGTCGGCGCGCTCGCCTACCTGCCCACCTACCTGCAGATGGTGCACGAGATGACGCCCACGGAGGCCGGACTGATGATGCTGCCGATGGTGCTCGGCATGCTCGGCACGGGCATGACCGTCGGCTTCATCATCTCGCGCACGGGCCGCTACAAGATCTACCCGCTCGTTGGCATGGCACTCACTGCGGTGGGCATGTTCCTGTTTTCCACCCTCACCGTGGAGACCTCGCTCACGACGCTTGGTCTCTACATGTTCGTCTTCGGTTTCGGCCTCGGCCTGGTCATGCAGGTGCTGGTCCTCATCGTGCAGAACTCCTTCCCTGTCTCCATGGTCGGCACCGCAACTGCAACAAACAACTTCTTCCGCCAGCTCGGTTCCGCACTTGGCGCCTCGCTGGTCGGTTCCTTGTTCATTCACAAGATGCGCGACAACATGGCGGAGCGGATGCCTGGAGCACTCGCCCAGCTGCCGCCTGAGCAGTTGGAGGCCGTCGGCCCGCTTTTCGACGGCTCCTCGAGCAACCTCACTCCCCACCAAGTCTCCCAACTCCCGGACGCCGTGAAAGAGGCTGTGTTGACGAGCTACAACGACGGGCTGACCCCGGTCTTCCTCATGATCGTGCCGCTAGCGGTGCTCGCTTTCCTGCTGCTCGTCCCGATCGTGGAGGACCCGCTGAAGGAGACGGTGGATTAA
- the mca gene encoding mycothiol conjugate amidase Mca, which yields MTGLRLMAIHAHPDDESSKGAATMARYAAEGHRVKVVTCTDGRRGDILNPAMDRPGVLENIIAVREEEMARAVSALGVEHEWLGYQDSGLPEGDPRPPLPEGSFAVQDPVEVTKKLVASIREFRPHVIITYDENGGYPHPDHLMVHAISMLAWEKSGDSEFAPEAGEPWTPLKMYYSHGFILQRMKLLQERLFAQGKPSPYELMIARWEQNKADVMSRVTTRVECSEYFSNRAEALRAHATQIDPAGAFLASPVEDQQEVWPTEEFELARSRVETTLPEGDLFAGIPTAEK from the coding sequence GGCGCGCTACGCCGCCGAAGGGCACCGCGTGAAGGTAGTGACCTGTACCGACGGTCGGCGCGGCGACATTCTGAACCCGGCGATGGACCGCCCCGGGGTGCTGGAGAACATCATCGCCGTGCGCGAGGAAGAAATGGCGCGTGCGGTGTCTGCGCTTGGCGTCGAGCACGAATGGCTTGGCTACCAGGACTCCGGCCTGCCGGAGGGCGACCCGCGGCCGCCGCTTCCGGAGGGTTCCTTTGCGGTGCAGGACCCGGTGGAGGTGACGAAGAAGCTCGTGGCGTCGATACGCGAGTTCCGCCCGCACGTGATCATCACTTACGACGAAAATGGCGGCTACCCGCACCCGGACCACCTCATGGTGCACGCTATTTCCATGCTCGCCTGGGAGAAGTCCGGTGACTCGGAGTTCGCGCCCGAAGCGGGGGAGCCGTGGACGCCGCTAAAGATGTACTACAGCCACGGTTTCATCCTGCAGCGCATGAAGCTGCTCCAGGAGCGTCTCTTTGCCCAGGGCAAGCCCAGCCCCTACGAGCTGATGATTGCCCGGTGGGAGCAAAACAAGGCGGACGTGATGAGCCGAGTGACCACGCGGGTGGAGTGCAGCGAGTACTTTTCCAACCGCGCCGAGGCCCTAAGGGCACACGCCACGCAGATCGACCCGGCCGGTGCGTTTCTGGCCAGCCCGGTCGAAGACCAACAGGAAGTTTGGCCAACTGAGGAGTTTGAGCTCGCGCGCAGCCGCGTTGAGACGACACTGCCCGAAGGCGACCTGTTCGCGGGGATACCCACCGCAGAGAAGTAG
- a CDS encoding isoprenyl transferase: MTVLEKILYPLYEYRLRRELRGKKRPKHIAVMADGNRRWAREAGLSDISQGHRAGGAKIGELVRWCAEMDVDVVTLYLLSTENLQRTSEEVELLFDIISDVIDGLATEHYTCRVRLVGHLDLLPEDVVARMQRSAASTTGKAGLTVNIAVGYGGRQEIVDAVRELIQDEAGKGASAAEIAEAVTVDSISEHLYTSGQPDPDLVIRTSGEQRLSGFLLWQAAYSEIWFTDTYWPAFRKIDFLRALREYSQRSRRFGK; encoded by the coding sequence GTGACTGTGCTGGAAAAAATCCTGTACCCGCTGTACGAGTACCGCCTGCGGCGCGAGCTGCGCGGCAAGAAGCGGCCGAAGCACATCGCCGTGATGGCCGACGGCAACCGCCGCTGGGCCCGCGAGGCCGGGCTGAGCGACATCTCGCAGGGGCACCGCGCGGGCGGGGCGAAAATTGGTGAGCTCGTGCGCTGGTGTGCCGAGATGGATGTGGACGTCGTCACGCTCTACCTGCTGTCCACGGAGAACCTCCAGCGCACTTCCGAAGAGGTCGAGCTGCTTTTCGACATCATCTCGGACGTCATCGACGGCCTCGCCACCGAGCACTACACGTGCCGAGTGCGCCTGGTTGGTCACCTTGACCTGTTGCCGGAGGACGTGGTGGCGCGCATGCAGCGCTCTGCGGCGTCGACTACGGGCAAGGCCGGGCTGACCGTCAACATCGCGGTGGGCTACGGCGGCCGCCAGGAGATTGTCGACGCGGTACGCGAGCTCATCCAGGACGAGGCGGGCAAGGGGGCCAGCGCCGCCGAAATCGCCGAGGCGGTCACGGTGGATTCCATCTCTGAGCACCTCTACACCTCTGGCCAGCCGGACCCGGATCTGGTCATCCGCACCTCGGGCGAGCAGCGCCTCTCCGGGTTTCTGCTGTGGCAGGCCGCGTACTCGGAGATCTGGTTCACCGACACCTACTGGCCGGCGTTCCGCAAGATCGATTTCTTGCGCGCATTGCGCGAGTACTCGCAGCGCTCGCGCCGCTTTGGTAAGTAG